The Helianthus annuus cultivar XRQ/B chromosome 16, HanXRQr2.0-SUNRISE, whole genome shotgun sequence genome includes a window with the following:
- the LOC110918709 gene encoding cytochrome P450 89A2, translating into METWFIIIVSLFIAAIIRSTLFRRRHHNKLPPGPSLLHSTFLQLTSKPLFINLRTRYGPIFTLYTGLVPVPSIFISNRSLAHEVLVTQGAVSSDRPKFFLNFNIGTSSYGPTWRLLRRNLATEIMHPTRIKSYSWARKWAFHILISRLLEEQDDAAGVEVFDHLYYVLFRLSVVMCFGDKFDESRVNEFINVQREIVSLVVSGKLSWFPGRLGRILFRNLWKEFDKLRDDREQMLLPIIKSRLESDCLDEHGVVAYVDTLANLHLPKDEVDNREGGKLTDKEMVNLTSEFVTGGTDSTASALLWIMANLVKHPHIQSKLYDEIVAVVGQPPRPPQKGVEVEPESVINEEDLQKMRYLKAVVLEALRRHPPVHFPLPHRVRKEVEVEGYTIPEGATVICTVPEMSWDPKVWDEPMEFKPERFLVNDDVFDISGSKEIKMMPFGAGRRICPGSSLAFLHLEYFVANLIWYFHWTVPDGYSVDLSENDEQAVVMKNPLRARISSRAEK; encoded by the coding sequence ATGGAGACCTGGTTCATAATAATCGTCTCCCTCTTCATCGCAGCCATCATCCGATCCACACTATTCCGCCGGAGACACCACAACAAACTACCACCAGGACCATCACTCCTTCACTCCACCTTCCTACAGCTAACCTCCAAGCCCCTATTCATTAATCTCAGAACCCGGTACGGACCCATCTTCACTCTTTACACCGGTTTGGTACCCGTACCTTCCATCTTCATCAGCAACCGTTCTCTCGCCCATGAAGTTCTTGTTACACAAGGTGCAGTCTCCTCCGACCGCCCAAAGTTCTTCCTAAACTTCAACATTGGCACTTCATCTTACGGCCCTACTTGGCGGCTCCTCAGGCGAAATCTCGCAACTGAGATCATGCACCCTACCCGCATCAAATCATATTCATGGGCTCGCAAGTGGGCTTTTCATATCTTAATTAGTCGTCTGTTAGAAGAACAGGATGATGCTGCAGGAGTTGAAGTGTTTGATCATCTTTATTACGTTTTATTCCGCTTGTCGGTGGTGATGTGCTTTGGAGACAAGTTTGATGAGAGTCGAGTTAATGAGTTCATTAATGTACAACGTGAGATCGTGTCGTTAGTTGTTTCAGGTAAGCTCAGTTGGTTCCCAGGGAGGTTGGGGAGGATATTGTTTCGGAACTTGTGGAAAGAGTTCGATAAATTGCGTGACGATAGAGAACAAATGTTGCTTCCGATTATCAAGTCTAGACTTGAGTCGGATTGCTTGGATGAGCATGGAGTCGTGGCTTATGTTGACACTTTGGCGAATCTACACCTTCCTAAAGATGAAGTTGATAATAGAGAGGGTGGAAAGCTCACTGACAAGGAGATGGTTAACTTGACTAGTGAGTTTGTTACCGGTGGGACAGACTCAACCGCGAGTGCTCTACTATGGATCATGGCTAATCTAGTGAAGCATCCTCACATTCAGAGCAAGCTCTATGATGAGATCGTTGCAGTCGTGGGACAACCACCTCGACCGCCACAAAAAGGGGTGGAGGTGGAGCCAGAATCGGTTATAAACGAAGAGGATCTACAGAAAATGCGGTACCTGAAAGCAGTGGTTTTGGAAGCACTGAGGAGACACCCACCGGTTCATTTTCCGCTACCCCATAGGGTAAGGAAGGAGGTGGAAGTGGAAGGTTACACGATCCCCGAGGGTGCCACGGTCATTTGCACGGTGCCTGAGATGAGCTGGGACCCCAAGGTCTGGGATGAACCCATGGAGTTTAAGCCAGAGAGGTTCTTGGTGAATGACGATGTGTTTGATATAAGTGGAAGCAAAGAGATCAAAATGATGCCTTTTGGTGCTGGAAGAAGGATATGTCCTGGTTCGAGTTTGGCTTTTCTTCATTTGGAGTATTTTGTGGCGAATTTGATTTGGTATTTCCATTGGACGGTTCCTGATGGTTATAGTGTTGACCTTTCGGAGAATGATGAGCAGGCTGTCGTTATGAAAAATCCTCTGAGAGCACGAATCTCTTCTAGGGCTGAAAAATGA